In one Chryseobacterium camelliae genomic region, the following are encoded:
- a CDS encoding DUF4129 domain-containing protein, giving the protein MNKILLFLLFITTGFSFAQESEPASAVEVEAIDSLSGEHYRGMNRADSVLLKQPVTENTVYPKKIKENIQSRYKGNEFDYSTSKPRESFFEKLQRKIIKIIESIFGKTSVSSSGKITEVLIRLFAIVLIGFLLYFIIKYLLGKNGNFIFSKKNKKLDIEAKELHENIHEINFPESIARFENNGDYRSAVRYQFLFILKKMSDRKIIVWNPEKTNKDYVAELKEKHLKSEFSNLSYIFDYVWYGEFSIDKEDYSRFKQQYQSFKL; this is encoded by the coding sequence ATGAATAAGATCCTTCTTTTTTTACTTTTTATCACAACCGGGTTTTCTTTTGCGCAGGAAAGCGAACCTGCGTCTGCTGTAGAAGTTGAAGCAATCGATTCCTTAAGCGGGGAACATTATAGAGGAATGAATCGTGCAGATTCCGTATTGTTGAAACAACCGGTTACGGAAAACACGGTTTACCCCAAGAAAATTAAAGAAAATATACAGTCGAGATACAAAGGAAACGAGTTTGATTATTCTACCTCGAAGCCCAGAGAATCTTTTTTTGAAAAGCTTCAGCGGAAAATTATCAAAATCATCGAAAGTATTTTTGGGAAAACCAGTGTAAGCAGCTCAGGAAAAATTACAGAAGTACTGATACGCTTATTTGCCATAGTTTTAATCGGGTTTTTGTTATACTTTATCATCAAATACTTACTGGGGAAAAACGGCAATTTTATTTTCAGCAAGAAAAATAAAAAGCTGGATATTGAAGCGAAAGAACTTCATGAAAATATTCATGAAATCAACTTCCCGGAAAGTATTGCGCGGTTTGAAAATAATGGAGATTACCGGTCTGCAGTTAGATATCAGTTCTTGTTTATTCTGAAAAAGATGAGCGACCGTAAAATTATCGTCTGGAATCCGGAAAAAACCAATAAAGATTATGTGGCAGAATTAAAAGAAAAACATTTGAAGAGTGAGTTTTCAAATCTGTCATATATTTTCGATTATGTTTGGTACGGCGAGTTCAGTATCGATAAGGAAGATTATTCCAGATTTAAACAGCAATATCAATCTTTCAAACTGTAA
- a CDS encoding AAA family ATPase → MENFENPNLDNQTSVDFEKKEGDFQSRIDMIELRASLEKVKTEIAKVIVGQEDMIEHLLAALLSNGHVLIEGVPGVAKTITAKLLAKTIDVDFSRIQFTPDLMPSDILGTSVFSVKNSEFEFKKGPIFSNFVLIDEINRSPAKTQSALFEVMEERQITMDGTRYAMDEPFLVVATQNPIEHEGTYRLPEAQLDRFLFKINVKYPNLEQEITIIKNQHESKKEDKTEVVERVITAQQLKNYQHLVKEIIVESQLIEYIAKIIINTRENQFLYLGASPRASLALLTASKAFAALRGRDFVTPEDIKEASYAVLRHRVIVSPEREMEGLTADEIIRQILEGIEIPR, encoded by the coding sequence ATGGAAAATTTTGAAAACCCAAATTTAGACAATCAGACTTCTGTAGATTTTGAAAAAAAAGAAGGTGATTTTCAGTCTCGTATAGACATGATCGAACTTCGTGCAAGTTTAGAGAAAGTAAAAACTGAAATCGCAAAAGTGATTGTCGGTCAGGAAGACATGATCGAACATCTTCTGGCTGCGCTTTTATCGAATGGTCATGTGCTTATAGAAGGTGTTCCGGGAGTAGCAAAAACCATTACAGCAAAATTACTGGCAAAAACGATTGATGTAGATTTTAGCCGAATTCAGTTTACTCCTGATCTGATGCCTTCAGATATTTTGGGAACCTCGGTTTTCAGTGTGAAAAATTCAGAATTTGAATTTAAAAAAGGACCTATCTTTTCAAACTTTGTCCTGATTGATGAGATCAACAGATCACCTGCTAAAACACAGTCGGCTCTTTTTGAAGTCATGGAAGAAAGACAGATCACAATGGACGGAACCCGTTATGCAATGGATGAGCCGTTCTTGGTTGTCGCTACCCAAAACCCGATTGAACACGAAGGAACTTACAGGCTTCCCGAGGCCCAGCTGGATCGTTTTCTTTTCAAGATTAATGTGAAATACCCGAATCTTGAGCAGGAAATCACGATCATTAAAAATCAGCACGAAAGCAAAAAAGAAGATAAAACAGAAGTTGTGGAACGTGTCATTACGGCTCAACAGCTTAAAAATTATCAGCATCTGGTAAAAGAGATCATTGTAGAATCCCAGCTGATAGAATATATTGCTAAAATCATCATCAATACCAGAGAAAACCAGTTTTTATACTTAGGAGCTTCTCCAAGAGCGAGTTTAGCATTGTTGACGGCTTCAAAAGCTTTTGCAGCATTAAGAGGAAGAGATTTTGTAACCCCGGAAGACATCAAAGAGGCAAGTTATGCAGTATTAAGACACAGAGTCATTGTTTCGCCTGAAAGAGAAATGGAAGGGCTGACTGCCGATGAAATCATTCGACAAATTTTAGAAGGAATAGAGATTCCTAGATAG
- a CDS encoding four helix bundle protein, protein MANFKELLVWQKSIDFVIEIYKITEAFPKTQLIIFRNLNFLKEENYQKLNQNIIEISKMLNGLINSLK, encoded by the coding sequence ATGGCTAATTTTAAAGAGCTTTTAGTTTGGCAAAAGTCGATTGATTTTGTAATTGAAATTTATAAAATTACTGAAGCTTTCCCTAAAACTCAATTAATTATTTTCAGAAATCTTAATTTTTTAAAAGAAGAAAACTATCAAAAATTAAATCAGAACATTATCGAAATCTCAAAAATGCTGAACGGACTTATTAATTCCTTGAAGTAA
- a CDS encoding DUF58 domain-containing protein, whose protein sequence is MKNLYINTRFFFALIGVGIIYVFAFFFPFLMIVAHALLLICFLAVMVDYLFVFNKKEGVLSQRILPEKLSNGDENPVKIDIKNNYRFKIHVKVIDEIPFQFQKRDFMIEKNIEAGRNSFFEYILEPKERGEYSFGALNIFVSSPLGFVAKRFTFQKDAMLPSYPSFIHLRKYELMALQNEFLLGGIKKIRKLGHTMEFEQIKEYVPGDDVRTINWKATSKANRLMVNQFQDEKSQRIFMLVDKGRTMKMPFNRLSLLDYSINATMALSHIILKKGDRAGMMTFSKKAENRVAADNKSGQLKKISEALYNVKTDFFESDFNRLYQDVKYSLNQRSLVLLFTNFETLDGLNRQLKYLRGIAKNHLLVVVFFKNSEIQTLMHKNPENMQEIYDEIVAEKFEFEKKLIIQELRKYGIYSVYTLPENLNIDVINKYLEIKARGIL, encoded by the coding sequence ATGAAAAACCTATACATCAATACACGCTTTTTCTTCGCACTCATCGGAGTGGGGATTATCTATGTTTTTGCATTTTTCTTTCCTTTCCTGATGATTGTTGCTCATGCTTTATTGTTGATCTGTTTTCTGGCGGTAATGGTAGATTATCTGTTTGTTTTTAATAAAAAAGAAGGAGTTTTATCACAGAGGATATTGCCGGAAAAGCTGTCAAACGGTGATGAAAACCCTGTAAAGATTGATATTAAAAATAACTATCGGTTTAAAATTCATGTAAAAGTGATTGATGAGATTCCTTTTCAGTTTCAGAAAAGAGATTTCATGATCGAAAAAAACATTGAAGCAGGCAGAAATTCATTTTTTGAATACATTTTAGAGCCTAAAGAAAGAGGAGAGTACAGCTTTGGAGCTTTAAACATTTTTGTTTCTTCCCCTTTAGGTTTTGTTGCCAAAAGGTTTACCTTTCAGAAAGATGCGATGCTTCCTTCCTATCCGTCATTTATTCATTTAAGAAAATATGAATTGATGGCGCTTCAAAACGAGTTTTTATTGGGAGGAATCAAAAAAATACGAAAACTGGGGCATACCATGGAATTTGAGCAGATCAAAGAATATGTTCCCGGAGACGATGTAAGAACGATCAACTGGAAAGCGACTTCCAAAGCCAATCGATTGATGGTGAATCAGTTTCAGGATGAAAAGTCTCAACGTATTTTTATGTTGGTCGATAAGGGAAGGACGATGAAAATGCCGTTTAACAGATTAAGCCTTCTTGATTATTCGATCAATGCAACGATGGCCTTGTCTCATATCATTCTGAAAAAAGGAGATCGGGCAGGAATGATGACTTTCTCTAAAAAAGCTGAAAACAGGGTTGCTGCAGATAATAAATCCGGACAGCTAAAGAAAATTTCTGAAGCTTTATATAACGTTAAAACAGACTTCTTCGAAAGTGACTTTAACAGACTATATCAGGATGTAAAATATTCACTTAACCAAAGAAGCCTGGTTTTGTTATTTACCAACTTTGAAACGTTAGACGGGCTGAACAGGCAGTTAAAATATCTTCGTGGAATTGCTAAAAACCATTTACTGGTGGTAGTTTTCTTTAAAAACTCAGAGATACAGACATTGATGCATAAAAATCCTGAAAATATGCAGGAGATCTATGATGAAATTGTCGCTGAAAAATTTGAATTTGAGAAAAAACTAATCATTCAGGAGCTTAGAAAATATGGTATTTATTCAGTCTATACACTTCCTGAAAACTTAAATATCGATGTGATCAATAAATATCTTGAGATAAAAGCGAGAGGAATTTTATAA
- a CDS encoding OsmC family protein has protein sequence MKITLNRINDDFLFECTNSQGNSILLDNTSQPGVKGVSPMESVLMAVAGCSGIDVVSILKKQRQEITDFKAEVEGERVPVEDAKPFKAIKVKFLLEGNIDPKKAQKAAQLSFEKYCSVSKTLEPNVEIGYEVFVNGEQVTN, from the coding sequence ATGAAAATAACACTAAATAGAATCAACGACGATTTTTTATTTGAATGTACCAACTCACAAGGGAATTCAATTTTACTGGATAATACTTCTCAGCCCGGAGTAAAAGGAGTTTCTCCTATGGAAAGTGTTTTGATGGCAGTGGCAGGATGTAGTGGAATCGACGTAGTTTCTATCCTGAAAAAGCAGAGACAGGAAATTACAGATTTTAAAGCTGAGGTTGAAGGAGAACGTGTTCCTGTAGAAGATGCAAAACCATTCAAAGCGATTAAGGTTAAATTTCTGTTAGAAGGAAATATTGACCCTAAAAAAGCACAGAAAGCAGCTCAGCTATCTTTTGAAAAATACTGTTCTGTTTCGAAAACATTAGAACCTAATGTAGAAATAGGGTACGAAGTTTTTGTAAACGGAGAACAGGTAACTAATTAG
- a CDS encoding MGH1-like glycoside hydrolase domain-containing protein, producing the protein MTAEKQRLKDPDWKNWGPYVSNRQWGNVREDYSSNGDAWNFANHNTAESYAFRWGEEGIAGISDVKQLFCFAFSFWNKKDKIVKERFFGLSNPEGNHGEDIKEIFYYLDNTPTHSYMKMVYKYPINAFPYDKIRSENAKRSKKEPEYEIIDTEIFDKDEYFDIFIEYAKADHNDILIRITVCNRSEINAPLVIAPTVWFRNNWKWGYNTYKAQLNATDEGTIDISHDSISIKKFYSRNNNVQSVFCENETNNPKLYGTPYPGNTYFKDGINDHIIYGSNTINPEKTGTKASFLIDETIEAGASKTFDFRLSPDGLDEPFDQFDQIFAQRLDEANEFYNEIQSDVVDNDEKNVQRQAFAGLLWNKQFYHYNVGKWLKGDPNFDAPRDFGNYVRNTEWNHMHNKDIISMPDKWEYPWYATWDLAFHCVPFAIIDAEFAKGQLLLLTKEWYMHPNGQLPAYEWNLSDVNPPVHAWSCFRVFKIDEKQNGKPDLLFLEKVFQKLLLNFTWWVNRKDKNGKNIFGGGFLGLDNIGAFDRNMILKDGQHLEQADGTSWMAMYALNMMRIAMELAQYYQVYEDMAIKFFEHYLYIAEAMENLGEGTKGLWNEEDGFFYDVLQLGNGDSVSLRLRSIVGLIPMFAVEIVDHKLLENMPNFTARMEWILKNKPELTKLVSHWDEEGQGRKHLMSILRKNRLSKVLTRMLDEKEFLSTYGIRAMSKVYEENPFVFSVHGVENVVYYTPAESDSRMFGGNSNWRGPIWFPINFLIVESLQRFHYYYGNSLKVEFPTGSGDKRNLDEVAQNISNRLCSIFLKDGSGQRPFNGGNAKFNFDENFKDYITFFEYFHGDNGRGVGASHQTGWTATVAKLMKPRLM; encoded by the coding sequence ATGACTGCTGAAAAACAAAGACTAAAAGATCCGGACTGGAAAAACTGGGGTCCATACGTAAGCAACCGACAGTGGGGAAATGTACGTGAAGACTACAGCTCGAACGGTGATGCATGGAATTTTGCCAACCATAATACCGCAGAAAGCTATGCCTTCCGTTGGGGAGAAGAGGGAATTGCCGGAATATCCGATGTAAAGCAGCTTTTCTGTTTTGCCTTTTCTTTTTGGAACAAAAAAGATAAAATCGTAAAAGAACGTTTCTTTGGACTAAGCAACCCTGAAGGAAATCATGGGGAAGACATCAAGGAAATTTTTTACTATCTGGATAATACACCTACCCACAGCTATATGAAGATGGTGTATAAATATCCTATCAATGCTTTTCCTTATGATAAAATCCGTTCTGAGAATGCTAAGAGAAGTAAAAAGGAACCCGAATACGAAATCATTGATACCGAAATTTTTGATAAAGATGAATATTTCGATATTTTTATTGAATATGCTAAAGCAGATCACAACGATATTTTAATACGAATTACGGTCTGCAACAGAAGTGAGATCAATGCTCCTCTTGTAATTGCGCCAACTGTTTGGTTCAGAAATAATTGGAAATGGGGATACAACACTTACAAAGCACAATTAAATGCTACGGACGAAGGAACTATCGACATAAGCCATGACAGCATTTCCATTAAAAAGTTTTATTCAAGAAACAATAATGTTCAGAGTGTTTTTTGTGAAAATGAAACCAACAATCCGAAATTATACGGTACCCCTTACCCGGGCAATACTTATTTCAAAGACGGAATTAATGATCATATCATTTATGGAAGCAATACTATAAATCCTGAAAAAACAGGAACCAAAGCTTCGTTCCTGATCGACGAAACCATCGAAGCGGGAGCATCTAAAACTTTTGATTTCAGGCTATCTCCTGATGGTCTGGATGAACCGTTTGATCAGTTTGATCAAATATTTGCACAGAGATTGGATGAAGCTAATGAATTTTATAATGAAATCCAGAGCGATGTAGTGGATAATGATGAAAAAAATGTTCAGCGACAGGCTTTTGCAGGGTTACTTTGGAACAAACAGTTTTATCATTACAATGTCGGAAAATGGCTGAAAGGCGATCCTAATTTTGATGCTCCTAGAGATTTTGGCAATTATGTACGAAATACGGAATGGAATCATATGCATAATAAAGACATTATTTCCATGCCCGATAAGTGGGAATATCCTTGGTATGCGACCTGGGATTTGGCATTTCACTGTGTTCCTTTTGCCATTATTGATGCTGAATTCGCCAAAGGACAGCTTCTTTTGCTGACGAAGGAATGGTATATGCACCCGAACGGACAGCTTCCTGCGTATGAATGGAACTTAAGTGATGTAAACCCGCCTGTACATGCGTGGTCCTGTTTCCGTGTCTTTAAAATTGATGAGAAGCAAAACGGAAAACCTGACCTTTTATTTTTAGAAAAAGTTTTCCAGAAACTCCTTCTGAATTTCACATGGTGGGTGAACCGAAAGGATAAAAACGGTAAAAATATTTTTGGTGGAGGTTTCCTTGGTTTGGATAATATCGGTGCTTTTGACCGAAATATGATTTTAAAAGACGGACAGCATCTTGAGCAAGCCGACGGAACAAGCTGGATGGCAATGTATGCCCTAAACATGATGCGAATTGCGATGGAACTGGCTCAATACTACCAGGTTTATGAAGATATGGCCATTAAGTTTTTTGAACATTATCTTTATATCGCGGAAGCGATGGAAAACCTCGGGGAAGGAACAAAAGGGCTCTGGAACGAGGAAGACGGATTTTTCTATGATGTGCTCCAGCTTGGAAATGGTGACAGCGTTTCTTTAAGATTAAGAAGTATTGTCGGCCTGATTCCAATGTTTGCGGTGGAAATTGTTGATCATAAATTATTGGAAAACATGCCCAACTTCACCGCAAGAATGGAATGGATCCTGAAAAATAAACCTGAGCTTACAAAACTTGTTTCTCACTGGGATGAAGAAGGACAGGGAAGAAAACATCTTATGAGTATTCTCCGTAAGAACAGATTAAGCAAGGTATTAACAAGAATGCTTGATGAAAAAGAGTTTTTAAGTACGTACGGAATCCGTGCCATGTCAAAAGTATATGAAGAAAATCCTTTTGTATTTTCTGTTCATGGTGTTGAAAATGTTGTGTATTATACTCCTGCTGAAAGTGACAGTCGAATGTTCGGAGGAAACAGCAACTGGAGAGGACCGATTTGGTTCCCCATCAATTTCCTGATTGTGGAAAGTTTACAGCGTTTTCATTATTATTACGGCAATAGTCTGAAAGTAGAATTCCCGACCGGAAGCGGTGATAAACGAAATCTTGATGAAGTCGCTCAGAATATAAGCAACAGATTATGTTCTATTTTTTTAAAGGATGGAAGCGGGCAACGCCCGTTCAACGGAGGAAATGCAAAGTTTAATTTTGACGAAAACTTTAAAGATTACATCACCTTTTTTGAATACTTCCACGGTGACAATGGTCGCGGAGTCGGCGCATCGCATCAAACGGGATGGACTGCAACTGTGGCAAAGCTGATGAAACCGAGATTAATGTAA
- a CDS encoding alpha/beta fold hydrolase: MKTELNYINFTYQTDSLKEYNISLSYQLFGKDLFSAPIILVNHALTGNSNVSGENGWWKQLIGEDQVIDTNIYSVLCFNIPGNGYDDFFIDEYEDFTPSDIANIFLQGLEILHIKCLHAIIGGSLGGGVGWEMLAKNPHLAEIFIPIACDFKTHDWLHAQCLVQKFLLNHDDEPLQKARIHAMLCYRTPESLNDRFQNKYNQEKQRLESEDWLVYHGNSLNERFSLKSYKLMNHLLMNINADEKKLKKIQARMHLISVDTDLFFPASEIRMCFEKLKEKKENVFYHEIQSIHGHDAFLMEYKQLNNIIKPILKI, translated from the coding sequence TTGAAAACAGAACTAAACTATATTAATTTTACATATCAGACAGATTCCCTAAAGGAATACAATATCTCGTTGAGCTACCAGCTTTTCGGAAAAGACTTGTTTTCAGCACCGATCATTTTAGTTAATCATGCCTTAACCGGAAATTCAAATGTTTCTGGTGAAAACGGATGGTGGAAACAACTGATTGGGGAAGACCAGGTAATTGATACTAATATATATTCGGTTCTGTGTTTCAATATTCCCGGAAACGGTTACGATGATTTTTTTATTGATGAGTACGAAGATTTCACGCCTTCAGATATTGCCAATATCTTTTTACAAGGTCTTGAAATATTACATATTAAATGTTTACACGCCATTATTGGAGGCTCTTTGGGTGGGGGAGTCGGTTGGGAAATGCTGGCAAAAAATCCACATTTAGCCGAGATTTTTATCCCTATTGCCTGCGATTTTAAAACTCATGACTGGCTTCATGCACAATGTCTGGTTCAGAAGTTTTTATTAAACCATGACGATGAACCTCTTCAAAAAGCCAGGATTCATGCGATGCTTTGCTACAGGACACCGGAATCTTTAAATGACAGATTTCAAAACAAATATAATCAGGAAAAACAACGATTAGAGTCGGAAGACTGGCTTGTTTATCATGGGAATTCTTTAAACGAAAGATTTAGTTTGAAATCTTATAAACTGATGAACCATTTACTGATGAATATCAATGCAGATGAAAAAAAACTAAAAAAAATACAAGCACGAATGCACTTGATCTCAGTAGATACAGATTTGTTTTTTCCGGCGTCAGAGATTCGAATGTGCTTTGAAAAACTGAAAGAAAAAAAGGAAAATGTTTTCTATCACGAGATACAATCAATTCATGGGCACGATGCCTTTTTAATGGAGTATAAACAATTAAATAATATAATAAAACCTATTCTGAAAATATGA
- a CDS encoding ACT domain-containing protein, giving the protein MTTSDIINIYQNKALVNFEGKDFLGHIGVDSRIFRVLNDTGISVGVISQQAIENGISVLVDENDAEDAVRVLSEEFKNEKAKGAVSNIYSINNVAVIGFVSENYNKILSELQRNKIFPLLLNQIASAGRVNIVVTDNQTEIAKNIVETEIYGKPKVVHLALIGHGNVGGTLVEQILDSSHDILTRKRLQLKIVAIANSKKMALNKGGFGSDWRQKVNYSQTESSVEGLIDYAKEHHLENLVMVDNTASKDFVKHYDVFVDNGFDIVSSNKIYNTLPIASYRSLRKSLEKNKKQYLYETNVGAGLPLIDTIKLLHLSGENITRIKGVFSGTLSYVFNNFSLRNDKFSTIINEALEKGFTEPDPREDLSGNDVARKLLILARELDLINEFEDINIQNLVPESLLSVSKSEFLSRLEELDKEYQKIKDSQEPGHVLRYVGDLHGDLQKEKGELDVKLVSVPATSALGQLKGSDSIFEIYTESYGENPIVIMGAGAGAKVTARGVFGDILRLSEKK; this is encoded by the coding sequence ATGACAACATCAGATATTATCAACATCTATCAAAACAAAGCACTGGTAAATTTTGAAGGAAAGGACTTCCTTGGACACATTGGAGTGGATTCCAGAATTTTCAGAGTGCTGAATGATACAGGAATTAGTGTAGGAGTAATTTCTCAACAAGCGATTGAGAACGGAATTTCTGTTTTGGTAGATGAAAATGATGCGGAAGATGCAGTACGTGTTCTTTCTGAAGAATTTAAAAACGAAAAAGCAAAAGGAGCGGTAAGTAATATCTACAGTATCAATAATGTAGCGGTAATCGGATTTGTATCTGAAAATTACAATAAGATCCTTTCCGAGCTTCAACGAAATAAAATTTTCCCGTTGCTGTTAAACCAAATCGCATCTGCAGGAAGAGTAAATATAGTGGTAACCGACAATCAGACGGAGATTGCAAAAAATATCGTAGAAACTGAAATCTATGGAAAACCAAAAGTGGTTCATCTAGCTTTAATCGGACACGGAAATGTAGGAGGAACTTTGGTAGAGCAGATTTTAGATTCTTCACACGATATTTTAACGAGAAAAAGATTGCAGTTGAAAATCGTTGCGATAGCCAATTCTAAAAAAATGGCTTTGAACAAAGGTGGTTTTGGAAGTGACTGGAGACAGAAAGTAAACTATTCTCAAACAGAATCCAGTGTAGAAGGTCTTATCGATTATGCAAAAGAACATCATCTGGAAAACCTGGTGATGGTAGATAACACGGCGAGTAAAGATTTTGTAAAACATTATGATGTGTTTGTGGATAATGGTTTTGATATTGTTTCATCCAATAAAATCTATAATACACTTCCTATAGCAAGTTATAGAAGCTTAAGAAAATCATTGGAGAAAAATAAAAAACAATATCTGTACGAAACCAATGTAGGTGCAGGTTTACCGTTAATTGATACCATAAAATTATTACACCTTTCAGGAGAAAATATTACGAGAATCAAAGGCGTTTTCTCAGGGACGTTGAGCTATGTTTTCAATAATTTTTCTTTGAGAAATGATAAATTTTCAACCATTATCAATGAAGCACTGGAAAAAGGATTTACAGAACCTGATCCAAGAGAAGACTTATCCGGAAATGATGTCGCAAGAAAATTATTGATTTTGGCAAGGGAGTTAGATTTAATTAATGAATTTGAAGATATCAATATTCAAAATCTGGTACCTGAAAGCCTGCTTTCTGTTTCAAAATCAGAATTCCTTTCAAGATTGGAAGAACTGGATAAAGAATATCAGAAAATTAAAGACAGTCAGGAACCGGGACACGTATTGAGATACGTTGGAGATTTACATGGAGACTTGCAAAAAGAAAAAGGTGAACTTGATGTAAAATTGGTTTCTGTTCCTGCAACTTCTGCCTTAGGACAGCTGAAAGGTTCAGATTCAATCTTCGAGATTTACACGGAAAGTTATGGTGAAAACCCGATCGTGATCATGGGAGCCGGAGCCGGAGCCAAAGTGACGGCAAGAGGGGTCTTCGGAGATATTTTAAGACTAAGTGAAAAAAAATAA
- a CDS encoding O-succinylhomoserine sulfhydrylase has product MENFETFAIRTQTERTQFDEHSTPLYLTSSFIFQDAEDMRASFAEEKPKNLYSRFSNPNVTEFTDKITKMEGAEAGYAFATGMAAIYSTFATLLNAGDHIVSCQSVFGSTHTLFTKYFPKWNIETTYFKAEDAENVEKYIQPNTKILYLETPTNPAIEVLDLEFFGQIAKKHNLIFIVDNCFATPYLQQPIKYGADIVVHSATKLIDGQGRVLGGVAVGREDLIREIYLFARNTGPAMSPFNAWVLSKSLETLAIRVEKHCENALKVAEFLENHPNVELVKYPFLPSHPSYEIAKKQMKLGGNIVAFEIKGGIEGGRNFLDKIKMCSLSANLGDTRTIVTHPASTTHSKLSDDERNEVGITAGLVRCSVGLENVEDIIADLKQALD; this is encoded by the coding sequence ATGGAAAATTTTGAAACCTTCGCAATAAGAACCCAAACTGAAAGAACTCAGTTTGACGAACATTCAACGCCTTTATATCTTACGTCCAGCTTTATTTTTCAGGATGCGGAAGATATGAGAGCGAGCTTTGCAGAAGAAAAACCGAAGAATCTTTACAGTCGGTTTTCAAACCCGAATGTAACGGAATTTACAGATAAGATTACCAAAATGGAAGGAGCAGAAGCGGGCTATGCTTTTGCAACAGGAATGGCCGCGATTTATTCAACTTTCGCTACGTTGTTAAATGCAGGAGATCATATCGTAAGCTGTCAGTCGGTTTTCGGTTCTACCCATACGTTGTTCACTAAATATTTCCCGAAATGGAATATCGAAACAACCTATTTCAAAGCCGAAGATGCGGAAAACGTAGAAAAATATATTCAGCCGAACACTAAGATTTTATATCTGGAAACACCGACCAATCCTGCGATTGAAGTGTTAGACTTAGAATTTTTTGGACAAATTGCTAAAAAACATAATCTGATTTTCATTGTGGATAACTGTTTCGCAACACCATATTTACAACAACCTATTAAATACGGAGCAGACATCGTTGTACATTCAGCTACTAAACTGATTGACGGTCAAGGTCGCGTTTTGGGTGGAGTAGCAGTCGGTAGAGAAGATCTGATCCGCGAGATTTATCTTTTTGCAAGAAATACAGGACCGGCAATGTCGCCTTTCAATGCTTGGGTGTTGTCTAAAAGTTTAGAAACATTGGCAATACGAGTTGAAAAACATTGCGAAAACGCTTTAAAAGTGGCCGAGTTTTTAGAAAACCATCCGAATGTGGAACTGGTAAAATATCCTTTCCTGCCTTCACATCCAAGCTATGAAATTGCTAAAAAGCAAATGAAGTTAGGAGGAAATATTGTTGCCTTCGAAATCAAAGGAGGGATTGAAGGTGGAAGAAACTTTTTAGATAAAATTAAAATGTGTTCACTGTCCGCCAATTTGGGAGATACAAGAACGATTGTGACACATCCTGCTTCTACAACCCATTCAAAATTGTCTGATGATGAAAGAAACGAAGTTGGAATTACAGCCGGTTTGGTGCGTTGCTCAGTTGGGTTAGAAAATGTGGAGGATATTATCGCAGATTTAAAACAGGCACTGGATTAA